One genomic region from Listeria monocytogenes encodes:
- the cshA gene encoding degradosome RNA helicase CshA, which translates to MTKFSEFGLDEKIVKSVNRMGFEEATPIQEKTIPLGLEGKDLIGQAQTGTGKTAAFGLPMIHKIDQKSNNVQALIIAPTRELAIQVSEELYKLSYDKHVRVLAVYGGSDISRQIRSLKKNPQIVVGTPGRILDHINRRTLKLDHVETLVLDEADEMLNMGFIDDIETILKEVPAERQTLLFSATMPDPIRRIGERFMHSPELIRIKAKEMTALLIEQFFVKVHEKEKFDVLSRLLDVQAPELAIVFGRTKRRVDELSRALDMRGYVAEGIHGDLTQAKRMSVLRKFKEGKIDVLVATDVAARGLDISGVTHVYNYDIPQDPESYVHRIGRTGRAGKEGMAITFVQPREMGYLRIVEETTKKRMQPLQAPTWDEAFAGQLRVATEKIQEAITEENLADYKTFANELLEKYDATDIAAAMLKMLAKEPDKTPVHITEERPLPSRGGGGYKGKNGKGGKGGGYRGGSGKGGSYRDRNNSGKGRRSGGGSGGGSGSGGGGNRDRRGGGEQRSGGNKGNYSQKSK; encoded by the coding sequence TTGACAAAATTTTCGGAGTTCGGACTGGACGAAAAAATTGTAAAATCAGTAAATCGGATGGGGTTTGAAGAAGCAACACCAATCCAAGAAAAGACAATTCCACTAGGATTAGAAGGTAAAGACTTAATCGGGCAAGCACAAACAGGTACTGGTAAAACAGCCGCTTTTGGTCTTCCAATGATTCACAAAATTGACCAAAAGAGTAACAACGTACAAGCTTTAATTATTGCTCCAACACGTGAACTTGCAATCCAAGTTTCAGAAGAGCTTTATAAACTTAGCTATGATAAACATGTACGTGTGCTAGCGGTTTACGGTGGTAGTGATATTAGCCGTCAAATCCGTTCACTTAAGAAAAACCCACAAATCGTAGTTGGTACGCCAGGACGTATTTTGGATCATATTAACCGTCGCACACTGAAACTAGATCACGTGGAAACACTTGTACTAGATGAAGCAGACGAAATGCTAAACATGGGCTTCATTGATGATATCGAAACTATTCTAAAAGAAGTACCAGCAGAACGTCAAACTTTACTATTTTCTGCAACAATGCCTGATCCAATTCGCCGTATCGGTGAACGTTTCATGCATAGCCCAGAACTTATTCGTATTAAAGCAAAAGAAATGACTGCACTATTAATCGAACAATTCTTCGTAAAAGTGCATGAAAAAGAAAAATTTGACGTATTATCTCGTTTATTAGATGTTCAAGCACCAGAATTAGCAATTGTTTTTGGTCGTACAAAACGTCGTGTAGACGAACTATCTCGCGCGCTTGATATGCGTGGTTACGTGGCTGAAGGTATCCACGGTGACTTAACGCAAGCAAAACGTATGAGCGTACTACGCAAATTTAAAGAAGGAAAAATTGATGTTCTAGTTGCAACAGACGTAGCAGCACGCGGACTTGATATTTCCGGTGTAACACATGTATATAACTATGATATTCCACAAGATCCAGAAAGCTATGTTCACCGTATTGGTCGTACTGGTCGTGCTGGTAAAGAAGGTATGGCGATTACATTCGTACAACCTCGTGAAATGGGTTATTTACGTATTGTGGAAGAAACTACGAAAAAACGTATGCAACCACTTCAAGCTCCTACATGGGACGAAGCATTTGCAGGCCAATTACGCGTAGCAACTGAAAAAATTCAAGAAGCAATTACAGAAGAAAACTTAGCTGACTACAAAACGTTTGCTAACGAACTTCTTGAAAAATACGATGCAACTGACATCGCAGCAGCAATGCTTAAAATGTTAGCGAAAGAACCAGATAAAACTCCTGTCCATATTACTGAAGAGCGTCCATTACCATCCCGTGGTGGCGGTGGCTACAAAGGTAAAAATGGTAAAGGCGGCAAAGGTGGCGGCTATCGCGGCGGAAGCGGCAAAGGCGGAAGCTACCGTGATCGTAACAACAGCGGTAAAGGTCGTCGTAGCGGCGGCGGTTCCGGTGGTGGAAGCGGCTCTGGCGGTGGCGGCAATCGTGATCGTCGTGGCGGCGGAGAACAACGCAGCGGCGGCAACAAAGGCAACTACTCACAAAAATCTAAATAA
- a CDS encoding QueT transporter family protein: protein MKMKILTVNAIIAALYVVLGMIVAPIGFMALQFRIPEIFNHLIVFNKKYFWGIIVGVFITNLFFSGLGWIDLVFGVAQSAISLLLMIGISKYVKGIIPRMIINTILFSVTMAIIAWELVIVFDLPFLITWATTAASEFIVMGVGIPLMYLLNKRLNFRKMID, encoded by the coding sequence ATGAAAATGAAAATTTTGACGGTGAATGCAATTATCGCTGCACTGTATGTAGTGCTCGGAATGATTGTCGCGCCCATTGGGTTTATGGCATTACAATTTAGAATACCAGAAATCTTTAACCACCTAATCGTTTTTAATAAAAAATACTTTTGGGGTATTATCGTAGGCGTTTTTATTACGAATTTGTTCTTTTCCGGATTGGGTTGGATTGATTTAGTTTTTGGCGTAGCACAATCGGCTATCTCGCTTTTACTAATGATTGGCATTTCTAAATACGTTAAAGGAATTATTCCGCGGATGATTATTAATACGATTCTCTTCTCTGTAACGATGGCAATTATCGCATGGGAGCTAGTAATCGTTTTTGACTTACCTTTCCTAATTACTTGGGCAACAACAGCTGCAAGTGAATTCATTGTGATGGGCGTCGGGATTCCGCTAATGTATCTATTAAATAAACGGTTGAATTTCCGTAAAATGATTGATTAA
- a CDS encoding amidohydrolase family protein: MKIITIEEHFESEVITNEINKVTGNLVSGQVSPEMFQYMQKELPSAAEMQDTEKRLGFMDQHGIDMQVLSYGNSSPQNLDPKISVSLCKRANDELAKVIQQNPTRFSGFAVLPVGSPEDAAIELKRAVEELGFKGALVKGQFENKYFDNSFYYPIFEMAEKLDVPISFHPSFIPETITEQYFASDAWSDVVTGVFSSAGFGWHMDVGIQVVRMILSGVFDKLPNLKIITGHLGEMVPMFLERMDDTLGHWTTLERKISDYYRTNVYITPSGLLYRNEWKFLLNELDENHLIYALDYPFVKPENAGTFLDMLDLADEVKAKIAHKNAEKLLHL, translated from the coding sequence ATGAAAATTATAACAATAGAAGAACATTTTGAATCCGAAGTAATTACGAATGAAATCAATAAAGTCACTGGAAATTTAGTAAGTGGACAGGTTAGTCCGGAAATGTTTCAGTATATGCAAAAGGAACTTCCATCAGCGGCGGAAATGCAAGATACGGAAAAACGATTAGGCTTTATGGACCAACATGGTATTGATATGCAAGTACTCTCTTATGGAAATAGTTCTCCGCAAAACTTAGATCCAAAAATTTCGGTATCTCTGTGTAAGCGAGCAAATGATGAACTAGCGAAGGTGATTCAACAAAATCCTACGCGATTTTCCGGTTTTGCTGTCTTACCAGTAGGCTCACCAGAAGATGCTGCTATTGAATTAAAAAGAGCCGTAGAAGAACTAGGTTTCAAAGGCGCACTTGTGAAAGGGCAGTTTGAAAATAAATATTTTGATAATAGCTTTTATTATCCGATTTTCGAAATGGCAGAAAAACTAGATGTACCGATTTCGTTCCATCCATCGTTTATCCCAGAAACTATTACAGAACAATATTTTGCCAGTGATGCTTGGTCTGATGTAGTCACGGGGGTATTTTCATCTGCTGGTTTTGGCTGGCATATGGATGTGGGTATTCAAGTCGTGCGGATGATTCTTTCGGGTGTTTTTGATAAATTACCAAATTTAAAAATCATTACAGGGCATTTAGGTGAAATGGTGCCAATGTTTTTAGAAAGAATGGACGATACACTCGGTCACTGGACAACGCTTGAACGCAAAATTTCTGATTATTACCGGACAAATGTGTACATTACACCAAGTGGTTTATTATATCGAAACGAATGGAAATTTTTATTAAATGAATTAGATGAAAATCATCTCATTTATGCGCTAGATTATCCTTTTGTAAAACCAGAAAATGCTGGAACTTTCCTAGATATGCTTGATTTAGCGGATGAAGTGAAAGCAAAAATTGCTCATAAAAACGCAGAGAAATTATTACATTTATAA
- a CDS encoding DUF2316 family protein translates to MTLSKEQIKATKSEFAENLALADLTIVEVAKELNTSQVKIERIFNLKQRSLNDGWILRNYLLRKVTEVGKTPVPFTALSGDYHGYWFLDGEEIDSGILSKGNH, encoded by the coding sequence ATGACTTTATCAAAAGAACAAATCAAAGCAACGAAAAGTGAATTTGCGGAGAATTTGGCGCTTGCGGATTTAACGATTGTCGAAGTAGCAAAAGAACTAAATACAAGCCAAGTAAAAATAGAACGGATTTTTAATCTAAAGCAACGTTCTTTAAATGATGGTTGGATTTTGCGGAATTACTTACTTAGAAAGGTTACGGAAGTAGGGAAGACACCAGTTCCGTTTACAGCGCTCAGTGGGGATTATCATGGATATTGGTTTTTAGATGGAGAAGAAATTGATTCAGGGATATTAAGTAAAGGAAATCATTAA
- a CDS encoding winged helix-turn-helix transcriptional regulator: protein MTKVYNIGVEATLEVIGGKWKPVILCHLREGKKRTGELKRLIPNITQKMLTQQLRELEKSGVIIRKVYEQIPPKVEYSLSEYGESLSEILNKLCLWGENHVDLLLTKNEDIVLLKRD, encoded by the coding sequence ATGACTAAAGTATATAATATCGGCGTCGAAGCTACACTAGAAGTTATTGGCGGCAAATGGAAACCAGTCATCCTTTGCCATTTACGCGAAGGCAAAAAACGAACTGGCGAATTAAAACGACTCATCCCCAACATCACACAAAAAATGCTCACACAACAATTGCGCGAGCTCGAAAAATCCGGCGTTATTATCCGTAAAGTTTACGAGCAAATTCCACCAAAAGTGGAGTATTCTTTGAGCGAATACGGCGAATCGTTGTCGGAGATTTTGAACAAACTTTGCTTATGGGGCGAGAATCATGTAGATTTATTGCTGACGAAGAATGAGGATATTGTTTTGTTGAAACGAGATTAA
- a CDS encoding MFS transporter, which yields MDMKKVNPNLTLLALAISAFGIGSTEFISVGLLPLISSSMGVSISTAGLTVSIYALGVMVGAPVLTTVTAKMNRKNLLLLVMLVFLIGNLVSAFAVSFGMLLTGRVVAAFAHGVFMSIASVIAADVVHPSKRASAIAVMFTGLTVATVTGVPLGTFIGQLFGWRMSFLFIVAIGVIAIIANFFLVPKNLSNGKSISFKSIGQLLVNKKIAKVLLMTAFGYGGTFVVYTYLSPMFSGMGYSTSMIVILLIAYGVMVAIGNTIGGHFANERPAKALFIMFSLQGVTLLLLQFTSGNAILGLMTIMLMGFFAFMNVSGLQLYVVQLAERYLPETVSMASALNISAFNIGIALGAFIGGLVTEYIGLSYTPIVGFLMVFIAIILTFYMKKDK from the coding sequence GTGGATATGAAAAAAGTGAATCCTAATTTGACACTTTTAGCGCTAGCAATTAGTGCGTTTGGGATTGGTTCAACAGAATTTATTAGTGTGGGGCTACTTCCACTGATTTCTTCTAGTATGGGTGTGTCGATTAGCACGGCTGGTTTGACAGTATCGATTTATGCGCTTGGTGTAATGGTCGGAGCGCCGGTTTTAACAACCGTGACGGCGAAGATGAATCGTAAAAATCTGTTATTATTAGTAATGCTCGTGTTTCTAATAGGTAATCTTGTCTCTGCATTTGCTGTAAGTTTTGGAATGCTCCTTACTGGGCGCGTAGTTGCGGCCTTTGCGCACGGGGTGTTTATGTCGATTGCTTCTGTTATCGCAGCCGATGTGGTTCATCCGAGTAAACGGGCTAGTGCAATTGCGGTGATGTTTACAGGGCTGACTGTGGCGACTGTGACAGGGGTACCACTTGGGACGTTTATCGGTCAACTATTTGGCTGGCGGATGTCATTCCTGTTTATTGTTGCGATTGGTGTGATAGCAATTATTGCTAATTTTTTCCTTGTGCCGAAAAACTTATCTAATGGAAAAAGTATTTCGTTTAAATCGATTGGGCAATTGTTAGTTAATAAAAAAATCGCGAAGGTGTTACTCATGACGGCGTTTGGTTATGGTGGTACTTTTGTGGTTTATACGTATTTATCGCCGATGTTTAGCGGAATGGGCTATTCGACAAGTATGATAGTTATTTTACTGATTGCTTATGGTGTGATGGTTGCGATTGGGAATACGATTGGTGGGCATTTTGCGAATGAGCGTCCTGCCAAAGCACTTTTCATTATGTTTAGCTTACAAGGTGTGACGTTGTTGTTGCTTCAATTCACTTCAGGAAATGCCATTTTAGGTTTAATGACTATTATGCTAATGGGATTTTTCGCGTTTATGAATGTGTCTGGTTTGCAACTTTATGTGGTGCAATTAGCAGAACGGTATTTGCCAGAAACGGTTAGCATGGCTTCTGCGCTTAATATTTCTGCGTTTAATATTGGAATCGCACTCGGAGCATTTATCGGTGGATTAGTAACAGAATATATTGGTTTAAGTTATACACCAATTGTTGGATTTTTGATGGTTTTCATCGCAATTATTTTAACTTTCTATATGAAAAAAGATAAATAG
- a CDS encoding BglG family transcription antiterminator, translating into MKLNQQCIQILDFLMEQEDFKNIGYISNALGCSERSVRYSLEKIDIFLHEQTLPALIRHTRKGVLLPEKNIVNPVVRIFKQQITPKKYRYSQEEVQQFLLLKLLLSEEVLPVTYFEEVLFISRSSVLNHLRAIEGELFLNNLDLSHQPRHGFLVTGNLITKTSLFARSFLRFINIREFYQFLDSENSLSKKGELFFYNLFELEILQEVNREAHSVEENMTRAMDEQLYLTLIAILLKQHEAKADFQFTADFVAVDELDKALEIIIGSLKQYQYGREDEAVIEAFVTGICEKMGEIYQVDFVHGDTDFYTQIKAHIKLMIRRVRAGVIIENPIFNEFMRDNREIFMRVKESLEALKPLLPISVSSQEISFLAIYFASEVQRNKQTVEMKPNLLIICPEGVAVSKMIAIQLKRMFEFESIQTIGLRKFKRAMMNDFDFVISTVDLPDMQDTKVLRIHSYLQKEDMELLQKHLRMKLVKSDKQIINKFSKILAIIGENTQITNLSKLEFDLLEALISDEGETPKRLIPTFEFTEEAIVMEETCPTWRQAIKLGTKRMEQLKVIEPSYHEKIIHNLKVYGPYMVVAPGVVIAHAGASDGVLMDGIGVTIIEDGIMFFDRYEEPVHVIFTLALKTKEAHLIVEQLMKLALNEEKMQKIKMASSKRDIYHYVKSAIFE; encoded by the coding sequence ATGAAACTAAATCAGCAGTGTATTCAAATTTTAGATTTTCTTATGGAGCAGGAAGATTTTAAAAATATTGGTTATATTTCTAACGCGCTTGGTTGTTCGGAGCGCAGTGTTCGTTATAGTTTGGAAAAAATTGATATTTTTCTCCATGAGCAAACATTACCAGCTCTTATCAGACATACGAGGAAAGGGGTGCTACTTCCGGAAAAGAATATCGTAAACCCGGTTGTGCGTATATTCAAGCAACAAATCACACCGAAAAAATACCGTTACAGCCAAGAAGAAGTACAACAATTTTTACTGCTAAAACTGCTTTTAAGTGAAGAAGTGCTCCCGGTTACTTATTTTGAAGAAGTCCTGTTTATTTCAAGATCCTCTGTGCTAAATCATCTACGTGCGATTGAAGGAGAACTTTTTTTAAATAATTTAGATTTATCTCACCAACCGAGGCATGGTTTTCTAGTGACTGGAAATTTAATTACGAAAACATCACTTTTTGCTAGAAGTTTCTTGCGTTTTATTAATATCCGCGAATTTTATCAGTTTTTAGATTCGGAAAATAGCTTATCTAAAAAGGGCGAGTTATTTTTCTATAATCTTTTTGAATTGGAGATTTTGCAGGAAGTGAATCGTGAGGCGCATTCGGTGGAGGAGAATATGACGCGTGCAATGGATGAGCAATTATATTTAACGTTAATCGCGATTTTACTGAAACAGCATGAGGCAAAAGCGGATTTTCAGTTTACGGCAGATTTTGTGGCAGTCGATGAGCTCGATAAGGCGCTAGAAATAATTATTGGGTCACTAAAACAGTATCAATATGGACGCGAAGATGAGGCGGTTATTGAAGCGTTTGTAACAGGTATTTGCGAAAAAATGGGTGAAATTTATCAAGTGGATTTTGTGCATGGGGATACGGATTTTTATACACAAATCAAAGCGCATATTAAATTAATGATTCGGCGCGTTCGGGCTGGAGTCATTATCGAAAATCCTATTTTTAATGAATTTATGCGAGATAATCGGGAAATTTTTATGCGTGTGAAGGAAAGCTTGGAAGCGTTAAAGCCGCTACTCCCAATTTCAGTTAGCTCTCAGGAAATTTCATTTTTAGCGATATACTTTGCTTCCGAGGTACAACGCAATAAACAAACCGTTGAAATGAAACCAAATTTACTAATTATTTGCCCAGAAGGTGTCGCGGTTTCAAAAATGATTGCAATTCAGTTAAAGCGAATGTTTGAGTTTGAGTCGATTCAAACGATTGGGCTTAGAAAGTTCAAACGCGCGATGATGAATGATTTTGATTTTGTGATTAGCACAGTGGATTTGCCTGATATGCAAGACACGAAAGTACTCCGAATTCACAGCTATTTGCAAAAAGAGGATATGGAATTACTGCAAAAACATTTACGGATGAAACTCGTCAAAAGTGATAAACAGATTATTAATAAGTTTAGCAAGATTTTAGCAATTATTGGCGAAAATACGCAAATTACTAATTTAAGTAAATTAGAATTCGATTTATTGGAAGCGCTTATATCGGATGAAGGAGAAACACCAAAAAGGCTTATTCCAACATTTGAATTTACAGAAGAAGCTATTGTTATGGAAGAAACATGTCCTACTTGGCGCCAAGCAATTAAACTTGGGACCAAACGTATGGAGCAGTTAAAAGTCATTGAACCAAGTTACCACGAAAAAATTATCCACAATTTAAAAGTATATGGGCCGTATATGGTCGTTGCACCAGGCGTGGTAATAGCGCACGCAGGGGCAAGTGATGGAGTTTTGATGGATGGTATTGGAGTGACGATCATTGAGGATGGCATCATGTTTTTCGATAGGTACGAGGAGCCGGTTCATGTCATTTTCACATTAGCTTTAAAAACAAAAGAAGCGCATTTAATCGTGGAACAATTAATGAAATTAGCGCTGAATGAAGAAAAAATGCAAAAAATTAAAATGGCTAGCTCAAAGCGTGATATTTATCATTACGTTAAGTCAGCTATCTTTGAATGA
- a CDS encoding PTS lactose/cellobiose transporter subunit IIA yields the protein MDIEKISFSLISLAGDSFSKLIEALQAAKESDSELVEQLLKEADDLMIEAHKVQTEMLIQETRGEQANFSVLLVHAQDTLMNTILASTLIREMIEMHQEIKTLRKEEEK from the coding sequence ATGGACATAGAAAAAATATCGTTTTCATTAATTTCACTGGCGGGGGATTCGTTTTCTAAATTAATTGAAGCACTACAGGCTGCAAAAGAATCAGATTCAGAACTAGTTGAACAACTTTTAAAAGAAGCAGATGACTTAATGATTGAAGCACACAAGGTACAAACGGAAATGCTGATTCAAGAAACAAGAGGGGAACAAGCAAATTTTTCCGTCTTACTCGTGCATGCGCAAGATACTCTAATGAATACCATCTTAGCATCAACTTTAATTCGCGAAATGATTGAAATGCATCAAGAGATTAAAACATTAAGAAAAGAGGAGGAAAAGTAA
- a CDS encoding PTS sugar transporter subunit IIB codes for MEINQLHVLLVCNLGASTGVMVTKMKEIAQNSEKLTNTDVKIEAHPAGELREHIEDFDVILVGPQIKHQLKHLSEIAAEYNKPIQVIDTKDYGTVNGANILKDAIILKLNK; via the coding sequence ATGGAAATCAATCAATTACATGTACTTTTAGTTTGTAACTTAGGCGCATCTACAGGGGTAATGGTTACAAAAATGAAGGAAATTGCCCAAAATAGTGAAAAATTAACAAACACCGATGTAAAAATCGAAGCGCATCCAGCAGGAGAATTACGCGAGCATATTGAAGACTTTGACGTTATTTTAGTCGGTCCTCAAATCAAACATCAACTCAAACATTTAAGTGAAATTGCGGCGGAATATAATAAACCAATCCAAGTCATCGATACGAAAGATTACGGCACTGTTAATGGCGCAAACATTTTAAAAGACGCAATTATTCTTAAACTGAACAAATAA
- a CDS encoding PTS sugar transporter subunit IIC yields the protein MSSKNKQSFMNRFIAFMEKYFEPVAARIEKQRHISSIKNGMIALISVLIIGSFSLIISAIGNMFPAGSVVKEFFVQNAAALNLPFQFTFGLLSIYAAITISYSHAKQMKVPVLHSVMAAVMVTLILNTKMVDGVLNTEFLDSRGLFIAIFAALISVELIGLFIRKNITIRIKGLPAGIATTFEAIIPLVVLLFSAVGLSILMQSVTSGQIIPEAFTTMLAPAINSIDTPYAVFLICFLEMLFWFIGLNGYAILIGFVLPFMTQYLGANAAAYAAGEPIPHVFAPNFWDYFMGFSGSGITGALVILALFSKSRELKAVGKVSVVPAIFTISEPVVFGLPICFNPYLFIPFVLGTPILAVGQWFVFHFGWVRPPIANVGGTPIPLAQYLATMDWRAIILIIFVLAAAVCMYYPFFKMYEKSLIKEEEVVSERQAAHDALDLDF from the coding sequence ATGTCGAGTAAAAACAAACAATCTTTTATGAACCGTTTTATTGCTTTTATGGAGAAATATTTTGAGCCTGTCGCAGCTAGAATTGAAAAACAACGCCATATTTCCTCAATAAAAAATGGGATGATTGCTTTGATCTCGGTTTTAATTATTGGATCATTTTCGCTGATTATTTCAGCAATCGGGAATATGTTTCCAGCAGGTTCTGTTGTCAAAGAATTCTTTGTTCAAAACGCAGCAGCACTTAACTTACCGTTTCAATTTACGTTTGGATTACTATCGATTTATGCAGCTATAACGATTTCCTACAGCCACGCAAAACAAATGAAAGTGCCTGTGTTACATAGCGTGATGGCTGCTGTTATGGTGACACTCATCCTCAATACGAAAATGGTTGACGGGGTTCTTAATACAGAATTTCTGGATTCAAGAGGACTATTTATCGCCATTTTTGCAGCACTGATTTCTGTAGAACTTATCGGCTTATTTATTAGAAAAAATATTACGATTCGAATTAAAGGTTTACCAGCGGGGATTGCGACTACTTTTGAAGCAATCATTCCATTAGTAGTACTGCTGTTCAGTGCTGTTGGACTCAGTATTTTAATGCAAAGTGTCACTAGCGGTCAAATCATTCCGGAAGCCTTTACGACGATGCTAGCTCCGGCGATTAATAGTATCGATACGCCTTATGCGGTTTTCCTTATTTGTTTCCTTGAAATGCTATTCTGGTTTATCGGTCTGAATGGTTATGCGATTTTGATTGGTTTTGTACTTCCATTTATGACGCAATATTTAGGAGCGAACGCGGCTGCATATGCGGCAGGAGAACCAATCCCGCATGTATTTGCGCCAAACTTCTGGGATTACTTCATGGGCTTCTCTGGTTCTGGTATTACAGGTGCATTAGTTATCCTTGCGCTATTTAGTAAATCAAGAGAATTGAAGGCGGTCGGAAAAGTGTCCGTTGTTCCAGCAATTTTCACAATTTCTGAACCAGTTGTATTTGGTTTACCGATCTGTTTTAATCCGTATTTATTTATTCCGTTCGTACTTGGCACGCCAATTTTGGCAGTAGGGCAATGGTTTGTGTTCCACTTTGGTTGGGTTCGTCCGCCGATTGCGAATGTTGGGGGGACACCGATTCCTCTCGCGCAGTATTTGGCGACAATGGATTGGCGCGCGATTATTTTAATCATCTTCGTTCTTGCGGCAGCCGTTTGTATGTACTACCCCTTCTTTAAAATGTATGAGAAGAGCTTGATTAAAGAAGAAGAAGTTGTATCAGAACGTCAAGCTGCCCACGATGCGCTAGACTTGGATTTCTAA
- a CDS encoding glucosamine-6-phosphate deaminase — translation MKLIINENEQLVAETVSRRIIELVKEKPASLICIAGGDTPLLTIEALIKANQAGEVDFSNTQFVGLDEWVGLGRETKGSCIQTLYDAFFDRLKNVSSEQICFFDGKATSLTDECARVDKFIDERGGIDFILLGIGLNGHIGFNEPFVPVDVNCHVVELDDVTKRVMSKYFDTDLPLTHGISLGMQQILAAKEIFLVATGEKKIDIVKQVVEKEPTVAIPATLVKDSNTTLVVDKIAASGVEA, via the coding sequence ATGAAACTAATTATTAACGAAAATGAACAACTCGTGGCGGAAACAGTGAGCCGAAGAATCATTGAATTGGTAAAAGAAAAACCAGCAAGCTTAATTTGTATCGCTGGTGGAGATACACCTTTATTAACCATAGAAGCACTTATTAAAGCAAATCAAGCGGGCGAAGTAGACTTTAGTAACACGCAATTTGTTGGTTTGGATGAATGGGTTGGCCTTGGACGCGAAACAAAAGGCAGCTGTATCCAAACTTTATATGATGCATTTTTCGACCGTTTGAAAAATGTTTCTAGTGAACAAATTTGCTTTTTCGATGGGAAAGCAACAAGTTTAACGGATGAATGCGCTCGTGTAGACAAGTTTATCGACGAGCGCGGCGGAATAGATTTTATTTTGCTGGGGATTGGGCTTAACGGGCATATTGGCTTCAACGAGCCATTTGTGCCAGTAGATGTGAATTGCCATGTCGTGGAACTTGATGATGTAACGAAACGCGTCATGAGCAAATATTTTGATACAGATTTGCCACTAACACACGGAATTTCTCTTGGTATGCAACAAATTTTAGCGGCGAAAGAAATATTTTTAGTAGCAACTGGCGAGAAAAAAATCGATATCGTGAAACAAGTAGTGGAAAAAGAACCGACAGTAGCGATTCCTGCAACTCTCGTAAAAGATTCAAATACAACACTTGTAGTCGATAAAATTGCTGCGAGTGGGGTGGAAGCATAA
- a CDS encoding aldo/keto reductase codes for MEKIIVNGRKNGQKIEIACSNLVMGAGDFLRADNMDFAGPVLDQYFEMGGNIFDTARHYRHSEKAIGTWMNMRGNRDSVIIQTKGGHPVREASDVPRVTPEAIHEDISVSLDTLQTDHVELFALHRDNPDVEVGSIMEAMHKEVEAGRVYAIGLSNWELSRIIEANEYAVNHGLTPLSFNSPNFSLAKVNRPRWENCVSANEEMIRWHEATNLPLFSWSSQAGGFFSGRFSEEDTSDTEMVEVYYSEANWERYSRAKQLANQKGCTPIQISLAYVLTQSFPTAAVIGPENTTELQSSVAAAGIKLTASEVDWLDLKA; via the coding sequence ATGGAAAAGATTATCGTTAACGGCAGAAAAAATGGCCAAAAAATCGAGATAGCTTGCTCTAATTTAGTGATGGGTGCTGGAGATTTCTTACGTGCAGATAATATGGATTTTGCGGGTCCGGTACTAGATCAATATTTCGAAATGGGCGGAAATATTTTTGATACGGCGCGCCATTATCGTCATAGTGAAAAAGCGATTGGGACTTGGATGAATATGCGAGGAAATCGGGATAGTGTCATTATCCAAACGAAAGGTGGACATCCAGTCCGGGAAGCAAGCGACGTGCCGCGTGTTACTCCGGAAGCAATTCACGAAGATATTTCGGTTAGTTTAGATACGTTACAAACAGATCATGTTGAATTATTCGCACTTCATCGCGACAATCCAGACGTAGAAGTGGGTTCTATTATGGAGGCGATGCATAAAGAAGTGGAAGCTGGACGCGTTTACGCTATTGGGCTCTCAAACTGGGAGCTCTCGCGCATTATCGAAGCGAATGAATATGCAGTGAACCATGGATTGACACCACTAAGCTTTAACAGCCCTAATTTTAGTTTAGCAAAAGTGAATCGACCACGCTGGGAAAATTGTGTTTCGGCGAATGAAGAGATGATTCGCTGGCATGAGGCGACGAATTTGCCACTATTTTCTTGGTCATCACAAGCAGGCGGATTTTTCTCTGGTAGATTTTCTGAGGAAGACACGAGCGATACGGAAATGGTCGAAGTTTATTATAGTGAGGCAAACTGGGAAAGATACAGTCGTGCCAAGCAACTAGCTAACCAAAAAGGTTGCACACCAATTCAAATTTCGCTGGCCTATGTATTAACGCAATCATTCCCGACAGCCGCTGTCATCGGTCCAGAAAATACTACTGAACTTCAATCTTCCGTTGCAGCAGCAGGGATTAAATTAACAGCGTCTGAGGTTGATTGGCTGGATTTAAAGGCATAA